In the genome of Natronorubrum daqingense, the window CGGCCGTCGTAAGTTCCTCTAACGATTTCTTACCAGACTCCATACTCCCACTCCTCACAGCGAAGTAATAATTCCTGTCCCCATCGAACTACCTGACTATTATAGTAGCAGTCACTCTATGACCGACAAGTGAGATTCATGCAACGAAGGAAAATCGACTGTACGTCGGTGATTCGCTAATGTCGGACACGTTCACGGAGGTCGTCACCGAACTCGAGGAAAAGTTCGATCGCCATCCCGTCTGGGTCTGGTACGATTCGAGCGAGAAGTACGGCAACGTCATCGACGATATCGAAGCGACGATGGAAGATCGAGGGGTGAACGTCGCCCGATACGATGGAAGCTTCCTCGAACTGAAACGTCGCCTCTGGGAAGAGGACAACGACATCGAAGAGGAGTGGTTGTTCTACATCCCGAAATGGCGCGATGAGGCGGAGTGGTTTATGGACGTCCACCGGCTGGGTCGACAGTTCCGGCCCGGCGCAACTGTCGGTGATCGCCCCGCTTCGAAGTATCTCGTCGGAAAGGAGGATCGAATCCCGGACGAGTACGCCAACTGGGGGCAAAACGAGACGCAACTGAGTCGAGCGTTCTTCTGCGTCCTCTTCGAAACGCCGAACCATTCTCCGCGAGACTACATCGTCCAGTACCTCGCGGATCCCGACGCGTACCGTGATACGATCGAAGAACACGGGCAGGGGCACGAGTGGGAACACCTTCTTCAAGACACGTACGGCATCTCGGCGGGGCTCGACGCGGAAGAGATCGCAACCGAAGTACTCTTCGGCGAACTCCAACACAACTCTCCCACCGACCGGTATGACCGTCTCGCTGCCGACGATACGAAAGCAGCAACTGAACTCTGTGAATACTGGCAGAAGATCGATACCGCGACCTATCTCGAGTACGCCGCTTCGGTTAGCGAGGACCGGAATCTCACCCAAGAGGTCGTCGGCTCGGACTCGCTCGAGTGGGCGTCGAATTCGTTCCGACAGGTCGACGACGGCCTCGTCCAACTCTGTCTGAATCGCCTTTCCCAAGCCGACTTCGATGAACTCCCCACAATTGCAACCGAGCTCGAGTCCGTCGTCGAGCGGCGACGGAACGGGTTCTGGTACGATGAGGGACACGCTGGGTACTGGGATATTCTCGACCACGGATTGGAAGTCCTCGACGATGCAGGATCCGCAATAGACGAAATCGAAGCCGAGGGATACGATCCGAGAACTCTCGCTGACCGGTACACTGACGACTGGTGGACGATAGACGCTGCGTACCGTCGATACGTCCGCAGCGTCAAAGACAACCGTCGTCCCGTCGAGGGATTGCACGACGTTCGAGACCGGATTACGAACTACTACGTGTCGTTCCTTCGGACGCTCAACCGTCCGGTCGCCGAATACCTCGCCGACGACCCTGTGCTCGGAACACCACAGACGGGCTTCTTCGACTCACACGTCGATCGTGAAGATGGAACGGCAGTCATCATCTGTGATGGATTGCGATATGAACTAGCCCGTGAGTTAGAGGAACGGTTCGAATCCGACGACGAAACCGACCAGCACACTGCGCTCGCGTCGGCTGCACTTCCGTCGATCACGGAGGTCGGGATGGCGACTCATCTTCCCGGAGATCTTTCGCTCAAACTTGACTCGAGCGAAGACTTAGTCGTGGAAGTCGACGAAACCGAAATCTCGTCGAAGCAGGATCGGAAAGCCTGCTTGAACGATGCCGGGTTCACGGTTTCGGATATCGATGACGTTCTGAGTACCCCTCAGAAATCCCTGAAAGAAGAGGGTGTACCACCGAGAATTGTTTACTCCGGTATTATCGACAAGCTCGGGGAAAGTCTCGACGATGATAAGGCACTTGCACAGGCTGCCGACCACGTTCGCGACGTAGAGGACGTAATTCAACGCCTCCGCGCTGCAGGGTACACTCGGTTCGTTGTGACCGCAGATCACGGCTTCCTCTACACCGAAGAACTCTCCGACCGGGATAAGGTCGAATCACTCGATGGGGTTGCGTTCACGAAGCGAAGAT includes:
- a CDS encoding PglZ domain-containing protein gives rise to the protein MSDTFTEVVTELEEKFDRHPVWVWYDSSEKYGNVIDDIEATMEDRGVNVARYDGSFLELKRRLWEEDNDIEEEWLFYIPKWRDEAEWFMDVHRLGRQFRPGATVGDRPASKYLVGKEDRIPDEYANWGQNETQLSRAFFCVLFETPNHSPRDYIVQYLADPDAYRDTIEEHGQGHEWEHLLQDTYGISAGLDAEEIATEVLFGELQHNSPTDRYDRLAADDTKAATELCEYWQKIDTATYLEYAASVSEDRNLTQEVVGSDSLEWASNSFRQVDDGLVQLCLNRLSQADFDELPTIATELESVVERRRNGFWYDEGHAGYWDILDHGLEVLDDAGSAIDEIEAEGYDPRTLADRYTDDWWTIDAAYRRYVRSVKDNRRPVEGLHDVRDRITNYYVSFLRTLNRPVAEYLADDPVLGTPQTGFFDSHVDREDGTAVIICDGLRYELARELEERFESDDETDQHTALASAALPSITEVGMATHLPGDLSLKLDSSEDLVVEVDETEISSKQDRKACLNDAGFTVSDIDDVLSTPQKSLKEEGVPPRIVYSGIIDKLGESLDDDKALAQAADHVRDVEDVIQRLRAAGYTRFVVTADHGFLYTEELSDRDKVESLDGVAFTKRRFAAANADAPVIPGEEIIEFDESQLSQLGIEADDLRLFFPRSVACFKAAGGNMRYFHGGISMQELAVPCLTVTTVEREDEDAPIEYDVSFPDNVTNTIVDVTIAARSSQLSFSRTPTLRLTATVDGREVAEPKLIEVNQGENEATLRLKSGELDEDATILFEAIDEETRETVAKGEAKNDIIMREDFEFDI